The genomic interval TGTGTACCAAAACTCTTGATTGCAGATGAACCTACAACTGCACTGGATGTAACTATTCAGGCACAAATTTTGAAATTGATGAATGAATTGAAATCTAAAATTGATACTTCTATTTTGTTTATTACTCATGATTTAGGTGTTATAAATAAAATGGCTGATGATGTAGCTGTAATGTATTGTGGCCAAGTAGTAGAAAATGCACCCGTAAGAACTATATTTGGGAAAGATGCATCTTATTCTCATCCATATACTGAAGGATTGTTGACATCAATTCCTAGATTGGATACACCTCCAGGAGTTCGTTTAGATGTAATTCCAGGAGCAGTACCCCATCCTTTAAAATTGCCTGAAGGTTGTAAATTTGCTCCTAGATGCAAATATGCTACGGATAGATGTAAAAAAGAAGAACCTGATTTGATAAAAGTAGAAAAAGATCATCTAATTCGTTGCTTTTATCCACAGAAAGAGGTGAGAACTCATGCTTGAAAATAAAGAAGATAAAAAAGTATTAATCCGTGTGGAACACTTAAAAAAATATTTTCCTCTAAAGAAAAAATCCGTATTTGATTCCGAGCAATTGTATGTAAAAGCTAATGAGGACATAACTCTAAATATTTATGAAGGTGAAACCTTAGGTCTAGTCGGTGAAAGTGGATGTGGCAAATCTACATTGGGTAGAACTCTTTTACAATTATATAATCAAACTGATGGGCGTACTATATATTATGGCAGGGATATTGATGATTTTGCACCAAAATATGTTTTGGATATTTTAAAAAATTTATCTTCACAACGTCATAAATTAAGAGAATTAGAAAAAAAACAAGAAGATATTGAAAAAATATATGATAGCTTAGAAGAAGGTCCTGAAAAGTATCGTACTTTAGAGAAACTTCGTTTAGCTGAAAAAGAAGCTCGACTTCTATACCTTGATTTAGCTCAATTGATTGGAGGATTTATGGTAGCTGAAGATTTAAATCCTGTATCATATATTTTAGTCAAACAACACAGCTATGCTATAGAAGCACGAAAACTTAAAAATAAAATAAACGAGATGGAGATAGAATTAGAAGCAACTAAATCTCTATTGAAAGAACAAAACAAATCTCAAAAAGATATTAAAAAAGAAACTGATAAATATTTGGCTACAATTAAAAATATGAAAAATGAACTCGCTGGGATTGAAAAAGATTTAAATATTATCAATACAGATATTCAAAAAATATTGGATAAGTATCGCAATCATCCTGATTTTGAAAAACACGAATCATATAAAGATAAAGGTATCAACCTTGCTAGATTGACTGAGGAAGAAATGAGACTTCTTAGAAAAGACTTACAACTTATATTCCAAGACCCTTATTCTTCTTTGAATCCAAGACTTACTGTAGGGCAGATAATATCTGAAGGTTTGTATTCTCATAAGATATTTGCAAAGAAGGATAGAAATATACAAGATTATATTTTAAAAACTATGGACAATTGTGGCTTAGCTCCTTATTTCGTTCATCGTTATCCTCATCAATTTTCTGGAGGACAAAGACAACGTATAGGAATAGCTCGTTCCATAGCATTGAGTCCAAAATTTATCGTATGTGATGAAGCAGTATCTGCCCTAGATGTATCTATTCAATCTCAAATATTAAATCTATTGTTGGATTTAAAAGAACAGAAAAACTTGACCTATTTATTTATTTCTCATGATTTAAGCGTCATTAAATATATAAGTGACAGAGTAGGAGTTATGTATGTGGGAAATATCATAGAACTAGCAGAAACTGAAGAACTTTATGAACACCCTATGCATCCATATACTGAAGCACTTCTTTTGGCAATACCTACTACTGATGTTGATGACAACAGAGAAATTCAAGTTCTTGAAGGCGATGTTCCAAGCCCTATTAAACCACCTTCTGGATGTAAATTCCATACTCGCTGCAAATATGCTACTGATATATGTAAAATGGTTGTGCCAAAATGGGAAGAAGCTCGTCCTGGGCATTTTGTAGCATGTCACCATAAACTCAATATAGAAAAGGAAAAACAGAAAGGTCTTGATGTAATATGATTTTTCAAAGAAAAGTGGATGCTACTATGGATTGGCTCAAAGAAAAAAATGATTCAGAACTTGATATAGAACAAGAACCTATTGAATTGGAAAAAAACGATATGCTAGCTTTGTTTCTTTCAGCCTTCTTAGTTTTTAGTCCATTTCTTCTAGTATTGATTGGAATCCTAATTTGGAGCTATAGCTTTTGAAGTCCCCTAATATTGGTTTTTATACTTTTTGGTAAAAAGAGAAAAAATCGGCACTTGCCTAGTGTCGATTTTTTCTTTTTTGTAGCTGATTACATTTTTCTTCCTCCATGCATTACCTTTCCTGTGATAAGTCCTTCTTTTTCATCATGACCAATTCTAAGCTCCCAAAATATAGGAAATCTCTCGCTTATCTCTACTTTTATGATTTCAGGAGCAGCAAAAGCTATTATTTGAAAGTTCAATTTATCGGCAATTTCAAACACTGGGTCCAATATATGTTTAGCCGAGGCCTTTCCAAATGGATTGTCAAGAACCAAAACAGTCCAAGGATTTTCATTTCCAATATGTCTTTTTTTATAGTTCATGAGCATCATTATGACAAAAGTATTTATAGAAAGTGTCTGTCCCCCACTTCCTTCTGGCATATCTCCTTCCCCTTTGTTGATAGCTTCCCAAGTAGTATAATAGTAGTCCCTTGGTTTTCTATACTTAAATTCATTTTGCTCTGTCATCTTATATACCATAAGTATTGGATACTTCCCTTGAAGGGCCTTGGAAAATATAACCTTATCGCTCATTATTTCCTCAAGTTTTTTGTCGTCAATATCCTCAATATTTTCATTTTCACTAAACGCTTTTTCTATGGCTTCCACAAAATATTCCTTCAACAAAAACAATACATCTTCTTCCTCTTTGGGAAGTCTTTCTTCTCCTTTAAGTTTCACAAGAGGGAAGGAATATCCCTTTTCATTTATATAGACCATTCCCGAAACCATTTCTCTTAATGATTCTACTATCTTCAAAACCCGCTTTGAAGCTCTGATAGCCCATTGTTCTCTTGCCTGTTCTGCCTTTTCTTTATCACTTGAAAGAGTATTTAGTTCTATTTGAAAATAGTTTTTCATACTTCCAAAGGATTCTAAATTGGCTTTGAATTTACTTATCTCCACTTTCTGCATTTCATTTAATATCCTTGCCTTTAGAACCTCATCATAGACTTTAGTTTCAACAATTTCCTTAAAAGCCTTTAAATATTCCTTCCCTTTTTCAATTTCTCTACTCAAATCATCCTCACTCTTTTTGTATCTTCTGATCCACTCTTCTACTTCTATTTGTGGATTTTTCATAAACTTTTCCTTCAATATTTTGTTCATCTTTCCCTTGTGAAAATCTATTTCCTTATAACCATCAAGTTGCAAGCTATATCCATGTATTTGATTTTTGTATTCTTTTCTTTCTTCCAATATTTTTTCTGCCTGAACTAAATATTGTTTATTCTCTTTATATTCTTTTTCTATATACATACTCTTTTCTAAAAGGTCTAAATCTGCCCAAATTTCAGGGGCCCTGCCAAAATTTTTCTGTATCCTCTTTCCAAGCTTTATAAAGCTTTTTTGCTTTTCTTCTAAGCTTCCAACTAGTCTATCCTTTTCAGATTTCAAACTGTTGTATTCATATTCATAAGCTTTTAAATTTTTCTTTACCTCTTCAAGTCTAATGACTATTTCATTTAGGGATAATTTCAAACTCTCATATTTTCCCCAAAGCACATCTATTTTTTCTAAATCTTTTCTCCGAATTTCGATTTTCTCAAGGAAATGGTCTATATCTTTTTGAATAAGCTTTATTTCACCATTTCTCTTTTCAATATCCTCTGCCAATGCACTTCTTTCCCGTAAATCTATAAATATGTCCCCTTCCCATATTTCATATAGAGGCATAGAATTCATTTCTAAATCTTTGATTTCATTGAAATCAACTTTGGCTTCAGGTATTGCCTTTTTTATACTTTCAAGCTTATTTTCAATTTCAATTTTCCATTTTTCATATTCTAAATTGTTGGATTCTCTCATGCTTTTCTTAAATTCTATGTCTTTTTCTACACTCTTAAGCTTTTCTATTACCTCTTTAAGCTTTTCTAAATTCTCATTGTAAATTTTCTCTTCTGCATCGGCAATTGTCTTTTCTTCTACATACTTTTTCAATTCAGCTAAATTGTCTTTATATTTTTCCACTTCAACTCTAGAACTCTTAAGTTCACTAATCATTATATTTAATAGCTTTTCTTCCTCATACAATTGAACTTTTAATTTACCTTCTTTTCTTTCTAGTTCTTCAAGTATAGCCCTATGGTCAACAATTTCACTTTGAATTTCAATGGAATTTTTGCCAAATTTCCAACTTTTTATATCCCCAATTAAATTGTTAATTTCCTCAACTCTTTCTTTGAAACTATCTATAGTTTCTTCTATGCTATTATATTCCCTGTCTATATTGTCAATCCATTCAATATATTTTTCATTGTAAATAAAATCAAAACCCTTGTTGTATACTGTGTTGAACTCTTTTTCATGATTTCCCATATTTGCCCTTAAGTATATAGGAACTAGATTGCGTGCTAAAAAGTCCCTGTCAATAGTCTTTTCTATTACCTTCCAGTCTTCTTCATTTCCAATAACTAAACCGTATATAAATGAAGGATTAACTTTGAGTATTTCTTGTATTTCTTCTTTCTTCATTCCATTTAAAAATTCCATACCTGTTTGAACATTTATACCAACAGATATAATTTTTTCTTTTAAGTCCAATATGTCCTTGTTGGGTATCCAGTACTCTCTATCTCTGTTTAAAGATTTATCTATATTACTTTCCCAAAGATTTTTATTGAGTTCTTCTATTTTATTTTTCTTTTCATCTAAAACCAATTCCAAACTATATAATTTTTCATCAATCCAAGAAGAAGATATATCTTCTTTTACACTATCAAGACCCAATTCCCAGCATATTCTCTTTTTTAAATCTATTTCAATTTTTTCTATAATATCAAACTCTTTTTTAAGCTCTTTTATCTTTCTCTTTTCATTTTCTTTTTCTATTTCAATTTTATTTCTTCCAATTCCCAATTGATTTTTATTTTCTCTTTTTTCTTCAATTTTCATCTCAAGACTTTCTACTTTTCTCATTTGGTTTTCATATCTACTTTTTATATCATCTAAAAGTTTTTCTGGAAAACTCATACTGAAAGGATCAAATATATTTGAAAGTCTTTCATATTCCCTTTGATTTTCTTCCTTTCTTAAAGAAAATTTATTTATTTCTTTTTCTATGCCTTTTTCTGCTTCTCTTATCTTAGACTTTTGAGTGCATATATTTTCGATCTTTCTATTAAGATAATTGTCATAGCCACAATGTTTATTTGAAATATCTTCCCACTTAATCTTCAAATTTTCCCATTTTTCTTTTATTCCTACATCTAGTTCTTCCAACCTTTTCTTGGTATCGTCTAGCTCTAAAGTATCCATAAGCCTTTGCTTTTCATCTGTCTTTTCTTTAAGTAAAAGCTCAATTTCATTTACTTCATACAATATCTTGTTTATTTCATATAGCTTCTTTAAATACTTTTCTTCTGCTATTTTTTCTTCTGCTTCAACTATATCTATATCCAGTGCTTTATTCTTTTCTTGAATTTTTTCTATTTCTCTATTTACTTCAGCATATTCTAAATTTTCCCTTTGAAATAACAACTCTTCT from Sporanaerobacter acetigenes DSM 13106 carries:
- a CDS encoding ABC transporter ATP-binding protein, with the protein product MLENKEDKKVLIRVEHLKKYFPLKKKSVFDSEQLYVKANEDITLNIYEGETLGLVGESGCGKSTLGRTLLQLYNQTDGRTIYYGRDIDDFAPKYVLDILKNLSSQRHKLRELEKKQEDIEKIYDSLEEGPEKYRTLEKLRLAEKEARLLYLDLAQLIGGFMVAEDLNPVSYILVKQHSYAIEARKLKNKINEMEIELEATKSLLKEQNKSQKDIKKETDKYLATIKNMKNELAGIEKDLNIINTDIQKILDKYRNHPDFEKHESYKDKGINLARLTEEEMRLLRKDLQLIFQDPYSSLNPRLTVGQIISEGLYSHKIFAKKDRNIQDYILKTMDNCGLAPYFVHRYPHQFSGGQRQRIGIARSIALSPKFIVCDEAVSALDVSIQSQILNLLLDLKEQKNLTYLFISHDLSVIKYISDRVGVMYVGNIIELAETEELYEHPMHPYTEALLLAIPTTDVDDNREIQVLEGDVPSPIKPPSGCKFHTRCKYATDICKMVVPKWEEARPGHFVACHHKLNIEKEKQKGLDVI